One part of the Dyadobacter sp. 676 genome encodes these proteins:
- a CDS encoding serine hydrolase domain-containing protein, with product MKNTLPLIAALLFTISVSAQQIDTADLDRLFDSLTVHNKSMASVLLTRNGVKIYERAIGYAVTDSTRQIRATPATRYRIGSITKTFTATMIMQLVEERKLTLDTRLAKYFPAIPNAGEITIEMMLRHRSGIHNFTDDDAYWESMTKPVTPAGMLNNFATHKPDFKPGEQAIYSNTNYVLLGYIIEDITRKTYGANLQERILSRAGLKNTRYGGGIDPDKGDAYSYIFSKRWEKQEDTDLSQPAGAGAIVSTPADVTTFLSALFDGKLVSKESLRQMTNFVDGHGIGLAPMPFYGKKGYGHTGGLDGFQTVAAYYPADSLAAAVFSNGVEYALNDILIALLSAYYKMPVIIPTFDTVALRPEELDQYVGVYSSKQLPLKMTIWRHGDRLLAKATGQSSFRLTPVKKDVFRFDAARVTMEFRPEENAFTLTQDGESFQFNK from the coding sequence ATGAAAAACACCCTGCCGCTGATCGCCGCACTACTTTTCACAATTTCGGTATCCGCCCAGCAAATCGATACGGCCGATCTCGACCGGTTGTTCGATTCGCTTACTGTCCATAACAAATCGATGGCAAGTGTGTTGCTGACTCGCAACGGCGTTAAAATCTACGAGCGGGCTATCGGTTACGCGGTTACCGACAGTACTCGTCAGATAAGAGCAACGCCCGCGACGCGCTACCGCATCGGGTCCATTACCAAGACTTTCACGGCCACCATGATCATGCAACTGGTGGAAGAACGGAAACTGACCCTGGATACGCGTCTGGCCAAATATTTCCCAGCAATCCCCAATGCGGGCGAAATAACCATCGAAATGATGCTGAGGCACCGCAGCGGGATCCACAATTTTACCGATGACGATGCATATTGGGAATCGATGACGAAGCCCGTTACCCCTGCCGGAATGCTGAACAACTTCGCAACGCACAAACCGGATTTCAAACCCGGCGAGCAAGCGATATATAGTAATACCAATTATGTGTTGCTGGGCTACATCATTGAGGACATCACCCGAAAAACCTACGGGGCAAACCTGCAAGAGCGCATTCTGTCGCGTGCAGGACTGAAAAATACCCGTTATGGAGGCGGAATCGATCCCGATAAGGGGGACGCCTATTCTTATATATTTTCCAAACGCTGGGAGAAACAGGAAGACACTGATTTGAGCCAGCCCGCGGGGGCGGGCGCCATTGTTTCGACGCCCGCCGATGTTACCACGTTCCTCTCGGCGCTTTTTGACGGCAAACTGGTTTCAAAAGAAAGTCTCCGACAAATGACCAATTTCGTGGACGGACATGGCATTGGCCTGGCGCCCATGCCTTTTTACGGGAAAAAAGGTTATGGACATACCGGCGGGCTCGATGGTTTTCAGACGGTGGCAGCGTATTATCCCGCCGATAGCCTTGCGGCTGCCGTGTTTTCCAATGGGGTGGAATATGCTTTGAACGACATTCTTATCGCCTTGCTGAGCGCTTACTATAAAATGCCCGTTATTATCCCAACGTTCGACACCGTTGCGCTGCGGCCGGAGGAACTTGACCAATACGTGGGTGTTTATTCGAGCAAGCAGTTACCCCTCAAAATGACTATTTGGCGGCACGGCGACAGGCTCCTTGCCAAGGCAACCGGACAGTCGTCCTTCCGCCTGACGCCCGTTAAAAAAGACGTGTTCCGGTTCGACGCGGCACGTGTAACCATGGAATTCCGCCCCGAAGAGAACGCCTTTACGCTGACGCAGGATGGGGAGAGTTTTCAGTTTAATAAGTGA
- a CDS encoding erythromycin esterase family protein: MNIYLRNICLAVLLCTDVAQGQSDGLVRQLCRNAIRLDSTHLSGDENAGKIRQLIGTNFRVLGIGEQSHGTSEFFTARTMFLKALGIDHTLTKIGLEAPMAEVDKLNDYLRGGQGDLKAILRSFRLYGYECREFAELVNDVRRINQGRREYLVFFGFDMQSPFQSLQNILGSGVTGEAADSLKKLLHYYSLLNDEIYNHRFSEADFADLKKTSELIFNQLDARLAEDSVVRKNIANYRQFLLLNDPARGYDGRVLAEIRDSLMAENILSEMKPGEKMVVLAHNAHLQKTPNIFSKSVGFFLARNLKSGYRCVGLTTSAGSYTTFNPKAGAITDGNEVKAGDATTFEHYLSQVNSPVFAFETSPLMQKPPAAQLPRRYRLLVYGLAREQFFEGNLLDDFDYVLHFRQTSGNRSFYLK, translated from the coding sequence ATGAATATATACCTGCGGAATATTTGCCTGGCTGTACTGCTTTGTACGGATGTGGCTCAGGGCCAGTCCGACGGGTTGGTTCGACAATTGTGCCGCAACGCTATTCGGCTCGATTCGACGCATCTTTCGGGAGACGAAAACGCGGGCAAAATCCGGCAGCTGATCGGCACGAACTTTAGGGTTCTGGGCATAGGGGAGCAATCGCATGGTACTTCGGAGTTTTTTACGGCCAGGACAATGTTCCTCAAAGCGCTCGGAATCGACCATACACTGACAAAAATCGGTCTGGAAGCGCCGATGGCCGAAGTGGACAAACTGAACGATTATCTGCGCGGCGGGCAGGGTGATTTAAAGGCAATTCTCCGGTCGTTCAGGCTGTACGGATATGAATGCCGGGAATTTGCGGAGCTTGTAAACGACGTCCGGCGAATAAACCAAGGGCGTAGGGAGTATCTGGTATTTTTCGGTTTCGATATGCAAAGCCCGTTTCAATCGCTGCAAAACATCCTCGGTTCGGGCGTTACCGGCGAGGCTGCGGATTCGCTGAAAAAACTGCTGCATTATTACAGTTTGCTCAACGACGAAATATACAATCACAGATTTTCCGAAGCGGATTTTGCCGATCTGAAAAAGACGAGCGAGCTGATTTTCAACCAGCTTGATGCCCGTCTGGCCGAAGATAGCGTTGTCCGGAAGAACATCGCCAATTATCGGCAATTTCTGCTACTCAACGACCCGGCTCGTGGCTACGACGGCCGCGTGCTTGCAGAAATACGGGATTCGCTAATGGCCGAAAACATACTCTCGGAAATGAAACCGGGAGAAAAAATGGTCGTTCTGGCGCATAACGCTCATTTGCAGAAAACGCCGAACATATTTTCGAAAAGCGTCGGGTTCTTTTTAGCGCGAAACCTGAAATCAGGCTATCGATGTGTTGGGTTGACGACCTCCGCTGGTTCTTACACGACTTTTAACCCGAAGGCAGGGGCAATTACGGACGGGAACGAGGTAAAGGCCGGCGACGCCACGACTTTCGAGCATTATCTTTCACAGGTAAACAGTCCCGTATTTGCATTTGAAACTTCACCATTGATGCAAAAGCCACCCGCGGCACAGCTTCCGCGCCGTTATAGGTTACTCGTGTACGGCCTGGCCCGCGAGCAGTTTTTCGAGGGAAATCTTCTCGATGATTTCGACTACGTGTTACACTTCCGGCAAACCAGCGGCAACCGGAGTTTCTACCTGAAATAG
- a CDS encoding histone deacetylase, whose amino-acid sequence MFPIAYHPVFKYPVPEGHRFPMDKYELLPLQLLREGIAEESDFFSPEPVGLAHVYAVHDRAYVDRFVAGALTRQEMRRIGFKHSPALVERELRIAQGTVEGALKALGTGIAFNIAGGTHHASRRMGEGFCMINDQAVAAQYLVDHGRAKQVLIVDLDVHQGNGTADIFTGESRVFTFSMHAAGNYPFRKTRSDLDIALPDRTGDSGYLALLSETFPKLIEKIKPDFIFYQAGVDILSSDKLGRLACTIEGCRQRDEIVLQTARKHNIPVQCSMGGGYSAQLKVIIEAHANTYRVARGL is encoded by the coding sequence ATGTTTCCTATCGCATATCATCCTGTTTTTAAATATCCGGTTCCCGAAGGCCATCGTTTCCCGATGGATAAATACGAGCTGCTGCCCCTGCAACTGCTCCGGGAGGGCATCGCCGAAGAATCAGACTTTTTCAGTCCGGAACCGGTCGGCCTCGCACACGTGTATGCAGTGCACGACCGCGCCTATGTGGACAGGTTCGTGGCTGGCGCGCTCACACGCCAGGAAATGCGACGGATCGGTTTTAAGCATTCGCCCGCGCTCGTGGAACGGGAGTTGCGGATCGCGCAGGGAACTGTGGAAGGAGCGCTCAAAGCACTCGGGACCGGCATTGCATTCAACATTGCGGGCGGCACGCACCACGCATCCCGCCGGATGGGCGAAGGTTTTTGTATGATCAACGACCAGGCCGTGGCGGCGCAATACCTCGTCGATCATGGAAGGGCGAAACAGGTCCTTATTGTCGACCTGGATGTGCACCAGGGCAACGGGACCGCCGATATTTTCACCGGAGAATCCAGGGTTTTCACTTTTTCGATGCATGCGGCGGGCAACTATCCGTTCAGGAAGACGAGGAGCGACCTCGATATCGCGCTTCCCGACCGCACCGGCGACAGCGGATACCTGGCGCTGCTCAGCGAGACCTTTCCAAAGCTCATCGAGAAGATAAAGCCCGATTTCATCTTCTACCAGGCTGGCGTCGATATTCTATCCTCCGATAAGCTCGGCCGCCTGGCGTGTACCATCGAAGGCTGTCGGCAGCGCGACGAGATCGTACTGCAAACCGCCCGAAAGCATAACATTCCTGTTCAATGCAGTATGGGAGGGGGCTATTCGGCACAGCTCAAAGTAATTATCGAGGCGCATGCGAATACTTACAGGGTCGCACGCGGGCTTTAA
- a CDS encoding SusD/RagB family nutrient-binding outer membrane lipoprotein codes for MKILKYIPRIVFIFAVLAASSCKDNLTEINENPNGVDPNSANPNLLLPTVMTGVGNQYLKLGYGRIAGVIQHTQEDAWKDGFNDYDWSEEDDEWRAWYGFLRNNNLLYNRSVEMGYTFHEAIALTMKAFIFGTIADLWGDAPYTNALKGDQGEMLPAFDSQEVIYKGIIEDLKKASSLFANADVSTYATGYDVYYNGDRAKWQKFANSLLLRYYMRISAKLPDIAKAGIEQIYTSGIYLKDAAEDATMDYIGSAPGDSWPTAVAFDVSESNWRRRRPAATLLNTMVAGKDPRLKVWFQPVHVRWVSDPTLKTGMDEFIRKDGVIQNGVKSLTEQELRAEISAGHKFTRHFNPALYKPTHADLFNGPINTGEYVGIPAGMIDPTYYNENPTTGQQVQNQHASQLSYTYQGSKGGLLKARLASASETSFIFAEAALKGWAVGGAEAHYNNGIKQSLQTWGVADQYDAYLKNVTYKGTLAQIIEQKWIAGWTMSTEAWFDYRRTGLPALVLGAAPKSRALPLRFIYSNNELNNNGESVKSAIEKLEETIFSGPRKKNSQWSKPWLVQGTGKPW; via the coding sequence ATGAAGATTTTAAAATATATCCCAAGAATCGTTTTCATATTCGCCGTGCTCGCAGCGTCGTCGTGTAAGGACAACCTCACGGAAATCAATGAAAACCCCAATGGCGTCGATCCGAATAGCGCCAACCCTAATTTGCTTCTGCCGACGGTTATGACCGGCGTCGGGAATCAGTATCTGAAACTGGGTTATGGCCGCATAGCCGGCGTGATCCAGCATACCCAGGAAGATGCATGGAAAGACGGTTTCAATGACTACGACTGGTCGGAAGAGGACGACGAGTGGAGGGCGTGGTACGGCTTTCTGCGGAACAATAACCTGCTTTACAACCGCTCGGTCGAGATGGGCTACACCTTTCACGAGGCCATTGCATTGACGATGAAGGCATTCATTTTCGGAACGATCGCCGACCTTTGGGGCGATGCGCCTTATACCAATGCCTTGAAAGGCGACCAGGGCGAAATGCTGCCCGCGTTCGATAGCCAGGAGGTGATTTATAAAGGTATTATCGAAGACCTGAAAAAGGCGTCGTCGTTGTTTGCCAATGCCGATGTTTCGACCTACGCTACCGGTTACGACGTGTATTACAATGGCGACAGAGCGAAATGGCAGAAGTTTGCCAACTCGCTGCTGCTGCGCTACTACATGCGTATTTCCGCCAAACTGCCCGATATCGCGAAAGCGGGGATCGAGCAAATCTACACATCGGGCATTTACCTGAAAGACGCTGCCGAAGATGCGACCATGGACTATATCGGTTCGGCCCCCGGCGATTCGTGGCCTACCGCCGTCGCATTCGATGTAAGTGAATCGAACTGGCGGCGGAGAAGGCCCGCGGCTACGTTGCTCAATACCATGGTCGCCGGCAAAGACCCGCGCCTGAAAGTATGGTTCCAGCCCGTGCATGTGCGTTGGGTGTCGGACCCTACTCTGAAAACCGGCATGGACGAGTTCATCCGCAAGGACGGTGTGATCCAGAATGGCGTGAAATCGCTGACCGAGCAGGAGTTGCGCGCCGAGATCTCGGCCGGGCATAAGTTTACCCGTCATTTCAACCCGGCGCTGTATAAACCAACCCATGCAGATTTGTTCAATGGTCCGATCAATACGGGCGAATATGTAGGTATTCCCGCGGGCATGATCGACCCCACCTACTACAACGAAAACCCCACGACCGGGCAACAGGTACAGAACCAGCACGCTTCGCAGCTCAGCTACACCTACCAGGGATCCAAGGGCGGTTTATTGAAAGCCCGCCTGGCGTCCGCCTCCGAAACATCTTTTATCTTTGCCGAGGCGGCGTTGAAAGGATGGGCCGTGGGTGGTGCGGAAGCACATTATAATAATGGTATCAAACAATCGCTCCAAACCTGGGGCGTCGCCGACCAATATGACGCTTACCTGAAAAATGTGACTTACAAAGGCACATTGGCACAGATTATCGAGCAGAAATGGATCGCCGGCTGGACAATGTCGACCGAAGCGTGGTTCGATTATCGTCGTACGGGATTGCCGGCATTGGTACTTGGTGCGGCACCCAAATCGCGCGCGTTGCCGCTCCGGTTTATTTACAGCAACAACGAGCTGAACAATAATGGCGAAAGCGTTAAAAGTGCTATCGAGAAACTGGAAGAGACCATTTTCTCCGGCCCGCGTAAGAAAAACAGCCAATGGTCGAAACCCTGGCTGGTGCAGGGAACGGGCAAGCCATGGTAG
- a CDS encoding TonB-dependent receptor plug domain-containing protein, which produces MFRGVSINQTSGVGSSISNIIRGAASLKNNQPLFVVDGVPLANSLANVSEKGSGNKVDYGNAISDINPDDIESMSVLKGPSAAALYGSRAGNGVILITTKSGKKGKGLGVSFSTSNVFEKPYRYLDFHYKYANGERPFQLDEASAYWGGLPLDVGNKAVQWNSPLDANGQPIPTELKSYKDNMKNFLQTGITSTNNLTVSGSTDKATYRVSYNNMSNRGLIPNSDLYRNSLSSALTFDMPKKVELSTNINFVRSNSNSRPQTSERDANPLQAVYYSPSYDVRDLKRVWKPGREEIEQLTIAPGETDNPYFLAKHLTNAYVRDRLYGNLRLDWTIAPGLTAFIRYSHDMYDEDRETKIPWSYKSMAKGGYYLENVGRNEGNADFLITKNIKAGAFDINISGGGNIMRQKGNSSALGGRDLSVPGLYNISSVPVTNRVVTNGSYKKSDLQFVRIGFFRFQKPALP; this is translated from the coding sequence GTGTTTCGGGGGGTTTCCATTAACCAAACCAGCGGTGTCGGGTCGTCGATCAGCAACATCATCCGCGGTGCGGCTTCCTTAAAGAACAACCAGCCGTTGTTTGTGGTGGATGGCGTACCGCTGGCCAACAGCCTTGCCAACGTGAGCGAAAAAGGAAGCGGCAACAAAGTGGACTATGGTAATGCGATCTCGGACATTAACCCCGACGATATCGAAAGCATGTCCGTGCTGAAAGGCCCGAGCGCCGCTGCATTGTACGGCTCCCGCGCGGGTAACGGCGTCATCCTGATTACTACGAAGTCGGGCAAAAAAGGCAAGGGCCTCGGTGTTTCGTTTTCAACTTCCAATGTGTTCGAGAAGCCTTACCGCTACCTCGACTTCCATTACAAATACGCTAACGGCGAGCGGCCGTTCCAGCTGGACGAGGCTTCGGCTTACTGGGGCGGCCTGCCGCTGGATGTGGGCAACAAGGCGGTACAATGGAATTCGCCGCTGGACGCCAATGGCCAGCCGATTCCGACCGAATTGAAATCGTACAAGGACAATATGAAGAACTTCCTGCAAACAGGAATCACTTCTACCAATAACCTCACCGTATCCGGCTCGACAGACAAAGCTACTTACCGTGTTTCCTACAACAATATGAGTAACCGCGGGCTGATCCCGAATTCGGACCTTTACCGCAATTCACTGAGCTCGGCCCTGACGTTCGATATGCCCAAAAAAGTGGAGCTGAGCACGAATATCAACTTTGTGAGATCGAACTCGAACAGCCGCCCGCAGACGTCGGAACGCGATGCCAACCCGTTGCAGGCCGTTTATTATTCGCCGAGCTACGACGTGAGGGACCTCAAGAGGGTATGGAAGCCCGGCCGCGAGGAAATCGAACAATTGACGATAGCGCCAGGCGAGACCGACAATCCTTACTTCCTGGCCAAACACCTCACCAACGCCTACGTGCGCGACCGCCTGTACGGCAACCTGAGACTCGATTGGACCATCGCTCCGGGCCTGACGGCCTTCATCCGTTATTCGCACGATATGTATGACGAAGACCGGGAGACCAAAATACCATGGAGCTACAAAAGCATGGCAAAAGGAGGGTATTATCTCGAAAACGTAGGCCGTAACGAAGGGAACGCAGACTTTCTGATTACAAAAAACATCAAAGCGGGTGCATTCGACATCAATATCTCCGGAGGGGGTAACATTATGCGGCAAAAGGGCAACAGCTCGGCACTCGGCGGACGCGACCTTTCGGTGCCAGGCCTTTATAATATCTCGAGCGTTCCGGTTACGAACCGGGTCGTAACGAACGGCAGCTACAAAAAAAGCGATTTACAGTTTGTACGCATTGGGTTCTTTCGGTTTCAAAAACCAGCTTTACCTTGA
- a CDS encoding SusC/RagA family TonB-linked outer membrane protein: MKTRFIYLILVILLATGLANAQQRTITGTVTDANDASGLPGASVTIKGSSTGTLTDANGAFSIDVGTASPVLVVSFIGYITQEVAVGNSDKIAVALKQDAKILNEVVVTALGISREKRALGYAVQEVKGEALQTRPTNALSALSGKVAGLQVTSSGGNMGGSSRVLLRGINSISGNNQPLYVIDGTPIDNADLNSAATSAGSGGKDVGNMIQDLNPDDIENISVLKGPSAAALYGTRAANGVILITTKKGKENSKVNITLNTGVEFENIVRLPKRQKLYGGGFSSTFQKANIGGTDYNIVEYAVDESWGPRLDGTPVLHWYNLDPENTAEYLKPQPWVYPKNDVHTFFETGVSNTNSLAVSGGNANSTYRISFTNKNVKGTVPNSSLKRNSINFSGSTQAGKFKFYNNFNYIKNQSTGRPWTGATNRNIILEAFQWGQVQVDYKKLKNYKRADGTQILWNRSGYQDTPAGEAAKFIDNPYWSAYQSYLEENRDRFYGNVGVVYDVNSWLKVSGKVNADVYQYQYQDRIAVYSRTQSQYQEYNNNFSEFNYELLASATKNWGDISLNVNAGGNIMSQHRRVSDAVTQGGLIIPEYYNLKNASSVLVNSNAYRKQINSIFGSFSLGWKSLLFLDGTLRNDWSSTLPLNRNSFAYPSLTTSLILSELNGVKDINWLDFAKVRLGWAQVGNDTDPYQLQRAYEASQSFDGLPSYKLPAQLNNQSLKPEITSSWEAGLNIQALKNRVGLDITYYDNVSRNQIINIPVSSAFGYDSKVINAGKINNKGIEITLTGTPIRSNGFEWNSSLNWSRNRNKVIQLAPGVNTFQLANSLVTLVAREGQPYGQILGNDFVYTEGGQKVIKADGTYERAQQLTPLGSVLPKYLFGFQNSFTYRNFNLGFLIDGRVGGKFFSQTYKVAMYAGVLDKTAANNVRETGVVLDGVKGTVTYNADGTYQVTNITPNDTRITAQAWSRGEYSGPTPQTIFDATFVKLREITFGYNLALNSKAVKQIYFGVYGRNLANIYTASKYIDPEFANSGGNIQGIEGGNIPVPATYGLNVNVKF, encoded by the coding sequence ATGAAAACCAGATTTATCTACCTCATCCTTGTGATTTTGCTCGCGACCGGCCTGGCGAACGCCCAGCAACGGACCATTACCGGCACTGTCACCGACGCCAACGACGCCAGCGGGCTGCCGGGGGCTTCCGTCACCATAAAAGGCTCATCTACCGGCACGTTGACCGACGCCAACGGCGCGTTCAGCATCGACGTCGGCACGGCATCGCCGGTGCTCGTCGTTTCGTTTATCGGCTACATTACCCAGGAAGTCGCCGTGGGCAACAGCGATAAAATCGCCGTCGCATTGAAGCAGGACGCGAAAATCCTAAACGAAGTAGTAGTAACCGCGCTCGGTATTTCCCGTGAGAAACGTGCCCTGGGCTATGCCGTGCAGGAAGTAAAGGGCGAGGCTTTGCAAACGAGGCCGACCAATGCGCTGAGCGCCTTGTCGGGCAAGGTGGCCGGCTTGCAGGTCACTTCCTCGGGTGGTAATATGGGTGGTTCCTCGCGCGTGCTGCTGCGCGGTATCAACTCCATTTCCGGAAATAACCAGCCCCTGTACGTGATCGACGGTACGCCCATCGACAATGCCGACCTCAACAGCGCGGCTACAAGCGCCGGCAGCGGCGGCAAGGACGTCGGTAATATGATCCAGGACCTCAACCCGGACGATATCGAAAACATTTCGGTGCTGAAAGGCCCATCCGCGGCAGCGCTTTACGGTACCCGTGCGGCGAACGGGGTGATTTTGATCACAACCAAAAAAGGCAAGGAAAACAGCAAGGTGAACATCACGCTCAACACCGGCGTGGAGTTCGAAAACATCGTGCGCCTGCCCAAACGCCAGAAACTGTATGGCGGGGGTTTTTCGAGCACGTTTCAGAAAGCCAATATCGGCGGCACCGACTACAATATCGTAGAATATGCGGTGGACGAAAGCTGGGGGCCCAGACTGGACGGTACGCCCGTGCTGCACTGGTATAACCTCGATCCCGAAAATACGGCGGAGTACCTGAAACCGCAGCCATGGGTTTATCCCAAAAACGATGTACATACTTTTTTCGAAACCGGGGTGTCCAATACCAACAGCCTGGCGGTGAGCGGCGGCAATGCAAACTCGACATACCGGATTTCGTTCACCAATAAAAATGTGAAAGGCACCGTGCCGAACTCCTCGCTCAAGCGCAATTCGATCAATTTCTCGGGTTCGACACAAGCGGGCAAATTCAAGTTTTACAACAATTTCAATTACATCAAAAACCAGTCGACCGGCCGGCCGTGGACCGGTGCTACCAACAGGAATATTATTCTGGAAGCATTCCAATGGGGACAGGTGCAGGTGGATTACAAAAAGCTGAAAAACTACAAACGCGCAGATGGCACCCAGATCCTCTGGAACCGGAGCGGATATCAGGACACGCCTGCCGGCGAAGCAGCCAAATTCATCGATAACCCGTATTGGTCGGCGTACCAAAGCTACCTCGAAGAAAACCGCGACCGTTTCTACGGCAACGTGGGTGTGGTATACGACGTGAACAGCTGGTTGAAAGTGAGCGGAAAAGTGAATGCGGATGTGTACCAATACCAATACCAGGACCGCATTGCCGTATATTCACGGACGCAGTCGCAGTACCAGGAGTACAACAACAATTTCAGTGAGTTCAACTACGAATTACTGGCTTCCGCGACCAAAAACTGGGGGGATATTTCGCTGAACGTGAATGCCGGGGGTAACATCATGAGCCAGCACCGCCGGGTCAGCGATGCTGTAACGCAGGGCGGGCTGATCATTCCGGAGTATTATAACCTTAAAAACGCGAGCTCGGTGCTCGTCAACTCGAATGCTTACCGCAAGCAGATCAACTCCATCTTCGGGAGCTTCTCGCTGGGTTGGAAAAGCCTGCTGTTCCTCGACGGAACGTTGCGTAACGACTGGTCTTCCACCCTGCCGCTCAACCGCAATTCTTTTGCATATCCCTCGCTCACGACCAGTTTGATTCTCAGCGAATTGAATGGCGTGAAGGATATTAATTGGCTGGATTTCGCCAAAGTCCGCCTTGGTTGGGCCCAGGTGGGTAACGATACCGACCCTTACCAGCTGCAACGCGCCTACGAAGCAAGCCAGTCGTTCGACGGCCTTCCTTCCTACAAACTGCCCGCACAGCTGAACAATCAGTCGCTGAAACCGGAAATTACCAGCTCCTGGGAAGCCGGTCTGAACATCCAGGCACTTAAAAACCGCGTCGGGCTCGATATTACCTATTACGACAATGTGAGCCGCAACCAGATCATCAACATCCCGGTATCGTCGGCATTCGGTTACGATTCGAAAGTGATCAATGCGGGTAAGATCAATAACAAGGGTATTGAAATCACGCTGACCGGTACGCCTATCCGTTCGAACGGCTTTGAATGGAATTCGAGCCTGAACTGGTCGAGAAACCGCAACAAGGTGATCCAGCTTGCGCCGGGCGTGAATACATTCCAGCTCGCCAACAGCCTCGTGACGCTCGTCGCACGCGAAGGCCAGCCTTACGGGCAAATCCTGGGCAACGATTTCGTATATACCGAAGGTGGCCAGAAGGTGATCAAAGCCGACGGGACCTATGAGCGCGCGCAACAGCTTACCCCGCTGGGAAGCGTTCTGCCCAAATACCTGTTTGGTTTCCAGAACAGTTTTACTTACCGGAATTTCAACCTGGGCTTTCTTATCGACGGGCGCGTAGGCGGCAAGTTCTTTTCGCAGACCTATAAAGTGGCTATGTACGCGGGCGTTCTGGACAAAACCGCCGCTAACAACGTACGCGAAACCGGCGTCGTGCTCGACGGCGTGAAAGGAACTGTTACCTACAACGCCGACGGCACCTACCAGGTGACCAACATTACGCCCAACGATACCCGCATTACGGCGCAGGCATGGTCACGGGGCGAATACAGCGGACCTACCCCGCAGACGATCTTCGACGCGACGTTCGTGAAGCTACGGGAGATCACATTCGGCTACAATCTGGCGCTGAACAGCAAGGCCGTGAAGCAGATTTACTTCGGGGTTTACGGACGTAACCTCGCCAACATTTACACAGCCAGCAAGTACATCGATCCCGAATTCGCCAACAGCGGCGGCAATATCCAGGGTATCGAGGGCGGCAACATTCCCGTACCAGCCACCTACGGCCTGAACGTAAACGTGAAGTTCTAA